The Balearica regulorum gibbericeps isolate bBalReg1 chromosome 5, bBalReg1.pri, whole genome shotgun sequence genome window below encodes:
- the ANKRD13D gene encoding ankyrin repeat domain-containing protein 13D isoform X1 produces MARPADTFPLHRLVWHNRHQALDSALRSGTHDVELTDPRGRTPLELAVSLGHLESVRVLLRHNANVGRENANGWTVLQEAVSTGDPEMVQLVLQYRDYQRATRRLAGIPELLSKLRRASDFYVEMKWEFTSWVPLVSKVCPSDVYRVWKRGESLRVDTTLLGFEHMTWQRGRRSYIFKGEDEGAVVMEVDHDKQVVYTETLALAMHEPDLLLAAMQPSEEHVAGRLTSPIVSTHLDTRNIAFERNKSGIWGWRSEKMEVVSGYEAKVYSASNVELVTKTRTEHLSDQDKSRSKGSKTPFHSFLGIAQQHGTHNGAPVLQAASPTNPTAITPEEYFDPHFDLETRNIGRPIEMSSKVQRFKATLWLCEQHPLSLAEQVTPIIDLMAISNAHFAKLRDFITLKLPPGFPVKIEIPLFHVLNARITFSNLCGCDQPLGSVRVCAPTQPPGTHPPGTQPPGTRGEAGGGWPFPCEVEAGVFEVPAGYTVLGAGRSEPLRDEDDDLLQFAIQQSLLDAGTETDQVTIWEALTNTRPGTDPPPYDEDLQLERALQESMLLQAGPSADPPAAGSPPGAGGGSSPPVPPGYGSFAEQLRLAMALSEREQEERERRRREEDEELQRILRLSLTDK; encoded by the exons CACGACGTGGAGCTGACGGACCCCCGCGGCCGGACCCCGCTGGAGCTGGCCGTGTCCCTGGGCCACCTGGAGTCGGTGCGGGTGCTGCTGCGGCACAACGCCAACGTGGGCCGGGAGAACGCCAACGGCTGGACGG tgctgcaggaggCGGTGAGCACGGGGGACCCCGAGATGGTGCAGTTGGTGCTCCAGTACCGCGACTACCAGCGGGCGACGCGGCGGCTCGCCGGCATCCCCGAGCTGCTCAGCAAACTGCGCCGG GCATCCGACTTCTACGTGGAGATGAAGTGGGAATTCACCAGCTGGg TGCCGCTGGTCTCCAAGGTGTGCCCCAGCGACGTCTACCGCGTCTGGAAGCGGGGCGAGAGCCTGCGGGTTGACACCACGCTGCTGGGCTTCGAGCACATGACGTGGCAGCGCGGGCGCCGCAGCTACATCTTCAAGGGGGAAG ACGAGGGAGCGGTGGTGATGGAGGTGGACCACGACAAGCAGGTGGTCTACACGGAGACGCTGGCCCTGGCCATGCACGAGCCCGACCTGCTGCTGGCGGCCATGCAGCCCTCGGAGGAGCACGTGGCCGGGCGGCTGACGTCCCCCATCGTCTCCACGCACCTCGACACCAGGAACATCGCCTTCGAGCG gaacAAGTCGGGGATCTGGGGCTGGCGCTCGGAGAAGATGGAGGTGGTCAGCGGCTACGAGGCCAAG GTCTACAGCGCCAGCAACGTGGAGCTGGTCACCAAGACGAGGACGGAGCATCTCTCCGACCAGGACAAGTCACGCAGCAAAG GCTCCAAGACCCCCTTCCACTCCTTCCTGGGCATCGCGCAGCAGCACGGCACCCACAACGGG GCGCCCGTGCTGCAGGCTGCCAGCCCCACCAACCCCACCGCCATCACCCCCGAGGAGTACTTCGACCCCCACTTCGACCTGGAGACCCGCAACATCGGGCGCCCCATCGAGATGTccagcaaggtgcagag GTTCAAGGCGACGCTGTGGCTGTGCGAGCAGCACCCGCTGTCGCTGGCGGAGCAGGTGACGCCCATCATCGACCTCATGGCCATCTCCAACGCCCACTTCGCCAAACTGCGCGATTTCATCACCCTCAAGCTGCCCCCCGGCTTCCCCGTCAAAATCG AGATCCCCCTCTTCCACGTGCTCAACGCCCGCATCACCTTCAGCAACCTCTGCGGGTGCGACCAGCCCCTGGGCTCCGTGCGGGTCTGCGCCCCCACCCAGCCCCCCGGCAcccacccccccggcacccAGCCCCCCGGCACCAGAGGTGaggctgggggag GCTGGCCCTTCCCGTGCGAGGTGGAGGCGGGGGTGTTCGAGGTGCCGGCGGGGTACACGGTGCTGGGCGCGGGGCGCAGCGAGCCCCTGCGGGACGAGGACGACGACCTGCTGCAGTTCGCCATCCAGCAGAGCCTGCTCGACGCCGGCACCGAGACCGACCAG GTGACCATCTGGGAGGCGCTGACCAACACCCGCCCGGGGACCGACCCGCCCCCCTACGATGAAGACCTCCAATTGGAGCG GGCGCTGCAGGAGAGCATGCTGCTACAGGCCGGCCCCAGCGCCGACCCCCCGGCAGCCGGGAGCCCCCCCGGGGCGGGTGGCGGCAGCagccccccggtgccccccggcTATGGCAGCTTTGCGGAGCAGCTACGGCTGGCCATGGCGCTCTCGGAGCGGGAGCAGGAGGAGCGGGAGAGGCGTCGGcgggaggaggacgaggagctCCAGCGCATCCTGCGTCTCTCGCTCACCGACAAGTAG
- the ANKRD13D gene encoding ankyrin repeat domain-containing protein 13D isoform X2, with protein sequence MARPADTFPLHRLVWHNRHQALDSALRSGTHDVELTDPRGRTPLELAVSLGHLESVRVLLRHNANVGRENANGWTVLQEAVSTGDPEMVQLVLQYRDYQRATRRLAGIPELLSKLRRASDFYVEMKWEFTSWVPLVSKVCPSDVYRVWKRGESLRVDTTLLGFEHMTWQRGRRSYIFKGEDEGAVVMEVDHDKQVVYTETLALAMHEPDLLLAAMQPSEEHVAGRLTSPIVSTHLDTRNIAFERNKSGIWGWRSEKMEVVSGYEAKVYSASNVELVTKTRTEHLSDQDKSRSKGSKTPFHSFLGIAQQHGTHNGAPVLQAASPTNPTAITPEEYFDPHFDLETRNIGRPIEMSSKVQRFKATLWLCEQHPLSLAEQVTPIIDLMAISNAHFAKLRDFITLKLPPGFPVKIEIPLFHVLNARITFSNLCGCDQPLGSVRVCAPTQPPGTHPPGTQPPGTRGWPFPCEVEAGVFEVPAGYTVLGAGRSEPLRDEDDDLLQFAIQQSLLDAGTETDQVTIWEALTNTRPGTDPPPYDEDLQLERALQESMLLQAGPSADPPAAGSPPGAGGGSSPPVPPGYGSFAEQLRLAMALSEREQEERERRRREEDEELQRILRLSLTDK encoded by the exons CACGACGTGGAGCTGACGGACCCCCGCGGCCGGACCCCGCTGGAGCTGGCCGTGTCCCTGGGCCACCTGGAGTCGGTGCGGGTGCTGCTGCGGCACAACGCCAACGTGGGCCGGGAGAACGCCAACGGCTGGACGG tgctgcaggaggCGGTGAGCACGGGGGACCCCGAGATGGTGCAGTTGGTGCTCCAGTACCGCGACTACCAGCGGGCGACGCGGCGGCTCGCCGGCATCCCCGAGCTGCTCAGCAAACTGCGCCGG GCATCCGACTTCTACGTGGAGATGAAGTGGGAATTCACCAGCTGGg TGCCGCTGGTCTCCAAGGTGTGCCCCAGCGACGTCTACCGCGTCTGGAAGCGGGGCGAGAGCCTGCGGGTTGACACCACGCTGCTGGGCTTCGAGCACATGACGTGGCAGCGCGGGCGCCGCAGCTACATCTTCAAGGGGGAAG ACGAGGGAGCGGTGGTGATGGAGGTGGACCACGACAAGCAGGTGGTCTACACGGAGACGCTGGCCCTGGCCATGCACGAGCCCGACCTGCTGCTGGCGGCCATGCAGCCCTCGGAGGAGCACGTGGCCGGGCGGCTGACGTCCCCCATCGTCTCCACGCACCTCGACACCAGGAACATCGCCTTCGAGCG gaacAAGTCGGGGATCTGGGGCTGGCGCTCGGAGAAGATGGAGGTGGTCAGCGGCTACGAGGCCAAG GTCTACAGCGCCAGCAACGTGGAGCTGGTCACCAAGACGAGGACGGAGCATCTCTCCGACCAGGACAAGTCACGCAGCAAAG GCTCCAAGACCCCCTTCCACTCCTTCCTGGGCATCGCGCAGCAGCACGGCACCCACAACGGG GCGCCCGTGCTGCAGGCTGCCAGCCCCACCAACCCCACCGCCATCACCCCCGAGGAGTACTTCGACCCCCACTTCGACCTGGAGACCCGCAACATCGGGCGCCCCATCGAGATGTccagcaaggtgcagag GTTCAAGGCGACGCTGTGGCTGTGCGAGCAGCACCCGCTGTCGCTGGCGGAGCAGGTGACGCCCATCATCGACCTCATGGCCATCTCCAACGCCCACTTCGCCAAACTGCGCGATTTCATCACCCTCAAGCTGCCCCCCGGCTTCCCCGTCAAAATCG AGATCCCCCTCTTCCACGTGCTCAACGCCCGCATCACCTTCAGCAACCTCTGCGGGTGCGACCAGCCCCTGGGCTCCGTGCGGGTCTGCGCCCCCACCCAGCCCCCCGGCAcccacccccccggcacccAGCCCCCCGGCACCAGAG GCTGGCCCTTCCCGTGCGAGGTGGAGGCGGGGGTGTTCGAGGTGCCGGCGGGGTACACGGTGCTGGGCGCGGGGCGCAGCGAGCCCCTGCGGGACGAGGACGACGACCTGCTGCAGTTCGCCATCCAGCAGAGCCTGCTCGACGCCGGCACCGAGACCGACCAG GTGACCATCTGGGAGGCGCTGACCAACACCCGCCCGGGGACCGACCCGCCCCCCTACGATGAAGACCTCCAATTGGAGCG GGCGCTGCAGGAGAGCATGCTGCTACAGGCCGGCCCCAGCGCCGACCCCCCGGCAGCCGGGAGCCCCCCCGGGGCGGGTGGCGGCAGCagccccccggtgccccccggcTATGGCAGCTTTGCGGAGCAGCTACGGCTGGCCATGGCGCTCTCGGAGCGGGAGCAGGAGGAGCGGGAGAGGCGTCGGcgggaggaggacgaggagctCCAGCGCATCCTGCGTCTCTCGCTCACCGACAAGTAG